From a single Lolium rigidum isolate FL_2022 chromosome 7, APGP_CSIRO_Lrig_0.1, whole genome shotgun sequence genomic region:
- the LOC124673135 gene encoding proline-rich extensin-like protein EPR1, whose product MAAPGAFLLGVCALMLAISVANAEAASVVVGLAKCADCTRKNMKAEEAFKGLKVAIKCKNIHGDYESKAVGGLDGTGAFSVPLAANLHGADCVAQLHSAASNTPCTGQEPSKVVPVSGGTTYGVVAGAKTTTASPECASVTMCGPIKKHILEHFHHKKPVPPKPEPKPQPHPDYHPVPPTPTYGGGGGHPATPIYHAEPSETMLGPIKKHILEHFHHKKPVPPKPEPKPQPHPDYHPVPPTPTYGGGGGHPSAPIYHATPSVHVLGPIKKHILDHFHHKKPVPPKPEPKPQPHPDYHPVPPTPTYGSGGGHPSTPIYHATPSAIMLGPIKKHILEHFHHKKPVPPKPEPKPQPHPDYHPVPPSPKYGGGGGHPSTPIYHATPSATMLGPIKKHILEHFHHKKPVPPKPEPKPQPHPDYHPVPPTPKYGGGGGHPSTPIYHATPSATMLGPIKKHILEHFHHKKPVPPKPEPKPQPHPDYHPVPPTPKYGGGGGHPSTPIYQATPSATMLGPIKKHILEHFHHKKPVPPKPEPKPQPHPDYHPVPPTPTYGVGHPSSSTPIYH is encoded by the exons ATGGCAGCTCCGGGAGCATTTCTGCTCGGCGTTTGCGCCCTTATGCTAGCGATCTCCGTCGCCAATGCAGAGGCGGCGTCCGTCGTGGTCGGCCTCGCCAAGTGCGCCGACTGCACCAGGAAGAACATGAAGGCCGAGGAAGCTTTCAAAG GTCTTAAAGTGGCTATCAAGTGCAAGAACATCCACGGCGACTACGAGAGCAAGGCGGTGGGCGGCCTCGACGGCACCGGTGCATTCAGCGTTCCCCTCGCGGCTAACCTCCATGGCGCCGACTGCGTTGCTCAGCTTCACAGCGCAGCCTCCAACACGCCGTGTACCGGGCAGGAGCCGTCCAAGGTCGTCCCCGTCTCCGGAGGAACCACCTACGGGGTCGTCGCTGGGGCCAAGACTACCACCGCATCACCAGAGTGCGCGTCGGTGACTATGTGCGGGCCCATCAAGAAACATATTCTGGAGCATTTCCATCACAAGAAGCCCGTGCCACCAAAGCCGGAGCCCAAGCCCCAACCTCACCCAGACTACCACCCCGTCCCTCCCACCCCCACATATGGTGGCGGAGGCGGACACCCGGCCACTCCGATCTATCATGCCGAGCCATCGGAGACCATGTTGGGTCCAATCAAGAAGCACATCCTAGAGCACTTCCACCACAAGAAGCCAGTACCACCGAAGCCAGAGCCCAAGCCACAGCCCCACCCAGACTATCACCCAGTCCCACCCACCCCTACCTATGGTGGCGGAGGTGGACACCCCTCAGCCCCGATCTACCACGCGACACCGTCAGTGCACGTGTTGGGCCCGATCAAGAAGCACATCCTAGATCACTTCCACCACAAGAAGCCCGTGCCACCCAAGCCAGAGCCCAAACCCCAGCCCCACCCAGACTACCACCCCGTCCCACCGACCCCCACCTACGGAAGTGGAGGTGGACATCCGTCCACCCCGATCTACCATGCGACACCATCCGCGATAATGTTGGGGCCGATCAAGAAGCACATCCTCGAGCACTTCCACCACAAGAAGCCCGTGCCACCCAAGCCAGAGCCCAAGCCACAACCCCACCCAGACTACCACCCCGTCCCACCATCCCCCAAATACGGTGGCGGAGGTGGACACCCCTCCACCCCGATATATCATGCGACGCCATCCGCGACAATGTTGGGCCCGATCAAGAAGCACATCCTTGAGCACTTCCACCACAAGAAGCCCGTGCCACCCAAGCCAGAGCCCAAGCCACAACCCCACCCAGACTACCACCCCGTCCCACCCACCCCCAAATACGGTGGCGGAGGTGGACACCCCTCCACCCCGATATACCATGCGACGCCATCCGCGACAATGTTGGGGCCAATCAAGAAGCACATCCTTGAGCACTTCCACCACAAGAAGCCCGTGCCACCCAAGCCAGAGCCCAAGCCACAACCCCACCCAGACTACCACCCCGTCCCACCCACCCCCAAatacggcggcggaggtggacatCCCTCCACCCCGATATACCAAGCGACGCCATCCGCGACAATGTTGGGCCCGATCAAAAAGCACATCTTGGAGCACTTCCACCACAAGAAGCCTGTGCCACCCAAGCCGGAGCCCAAGCCACAGCCTCACCCAGACTACCACCCAGTCCCTCCCACTCCTACCTACGGCGTAGGACACCCTTCGTCTTCAACTCCGATCTACCACTGA
- the LOC124673134 gene encoding proline-rich extensin-like protein EPR1 — MAAPRALVLGFCALLLAIAVANAEAGSVVVGLAKCADCTRKNMKAEEAFKGLQVAIKCKNIHGEYESKAVGGLDGSGAFSVPLAADLHGADCLAQLHNAASNAPCPGQEPSKVVPVSEGTTYGVVAGVKTTTASPECASVTLCGPIKKHFLEHFHHKKPVPPKPEPKPQPHPDYHPIPPKPEPKPQPHPDYHPVPPTPTYGGGGGHPSAPIYHAESKTMLGPIKKHIIDHFHHKKPVPPKPEPKPQPQPHPDYHPVPPTPTYGGGGGHPSAPIYHAEPSQTMLGPIKKHILDHFHHKKPVPPKPEPKPQPHPDYHPVPPTPTYGGGGGHPSAPIYHAEPSNTMLGPIKKHILDHFHHKKPVPPKPEPKPQPHPDYHPVPPTPTYGGGGGHPSTPIYHAESKTMLGPIKKHILDHFHHKKPVPPKPEPKPQPHPDYHPVPPTPTYGGGGGHPSTPIYHAESKTMLGPIKKHILDHFHHKKPVPPKPEPKPQPHPDYHPVPPTPTYGGGGGHPSTPIYHAESKTMLGPIKKHILEHFHHKKPVPPKPEPKPQPHPDYHPVPPTPTYGSGGGHPSTPIYHPPSQH, encoded by the exons TCGTTGGTCTGGCCAAGTGCGCCGACTGCACTAGGAAGAACATGAAGGCCGAGGAAGCTTTCAAGG GCCTCCAGGTGGCGATCAAGTGCAAGAACATCCACGGCGAGTACGAGAGCAAGGCGGTGGGCGGCCTAGACGGTTCCGGCGCCTTCAGCGTGCCTCTCGCCGCCGACCTCCACGGCGCCGACTGCCTCGCGCAGCTCCACAATGCTGCCTCCAACGCTCCGTGCCCTGGCCAGGAGCCGTCCAAGGTCGTCCCTGTCTCCGAGGGCACCACCTACGGTGTCGTCGCCGGCGTCAAGACTACCACAGCGTCGCCAGAGTGTGCGTCCGTGACTTTGTGCGGGCCAATCAAGAAGCATTTCCTGGAGCACTTCCACCACAAGAAGCCCGTGCCGCCCAAGCCAGAGCCCAAGCCGCAGCCCCATCCAGACTATCACCCCATACCGCCCAAGCCAGAGCCCAAGCCACAGCCCCACCCAGACTATCACCCTGTCCCTCCCACTCCCACTtatggcggtggaggtggacaCCCCTCCGCTCCGATCTACCACGCGGAGTCTAAGACCATGTTGGGTCCGATCAAGAAGCACATCATTGATCACTTCCACCACAAGAAGCCCGTGCCGCCAAAGCCGGAGCCCaagccccagccccagccccacCCCGACTACCACCCCGTTCCTCCCACCCCCACCTACGGCGGAGGAGGTGGACACCCTTCGGCTCCGATCTACCATGCGGAGCCATCGCAGACCATGTTGGGGCCGATCAAGAAGCACATCCTTGACCACTTCCACCACAAGAAGCCTGTGCCGCCAAAGCCAGAGCCCAAGCCACAACCTCACCCGGACTACCACCCCGTCCCTCCCACCCCAACCTACGGCGGAGGAGGTGGACACCCCTCCGCTCCGATCTACCACGCAGAGCCGTCAAACACCATGCTAGGACCGATCAAGAAGCACATCCTTGACCACTTCCACCACAAGAAGCCTGTGCCGCCAAAGCCGGAGCCCAAGCCACAGCCTCATCCGGACTACCACCCCGTCCCTCCCACCCCCACctacggaggaggaggtggacatCCCTCCACTCCGATCTACCACGCAGAATCAAAGACCATGTTGGGCCCAATCAAAAAGCACATCCTTGATCACTTCCACCACAAGAAGCCCGTGCCACCAAAGCCAGAGCCCAAGCCACAGCCTCATCCGGACTACCACCCCGTCCCTCCCACCCCCACctacggaggaggaggtggacatCCCTCCACTCCGATCTACCACGCAGAATCAAAGACCATGTTGGGCCCAATCAAAAAGCACATCCTTGACCACTTCCACCACAAGAAGCCCGTGCCACCAAAGCCAGAGCCCAAGCCACAGCCTCATCCGGACTACCACCCCGTGCCTCCCACCCCCACctacggaggaggaggtggacacCCTTCCACTCCGATCTACCACGCAGAATCAAAGACCATGTTAGGACCGATCAAGAAGCACATCCTAGAACACTTCCACCACAAAAAGCCCGTGCCGCCCAAGCCAGAGCCCAAGCCGCAACCCCACCCCGACTATCACCCCGTTCCTCCCACCCCGACCTATGGCAGCGGAGGTGGACACCCCTCGACCCCGATCTACCACCCTCCTTCCCAGCACTGA